One window of Acomys russatus chromosome 28, mAcoRus1.1, whole genome shotgun sequence genomic DNA carries:
- the Mip gene encoding lens fiber major intrinsic protein codes for MWELRSASFWRAIFAEFFATLFYVFFGLGASLRWAPGPLHVLQVALAFGLALATLVQTVGHISGAHVNPAVTFAFLVGSQMSLLRAFCYMAAQLLGAVAGAAVLYSVTPPAVRGNLALNTLHAGVSVGQATTVEIFLTLQFVLCIFATYDERRNGRMGSVALAVGFSLTLGHLFGIYYTGAGMNPARSFAPAILTRNFSNHWVYWVGPIIGGGLGSLLYDFLLFPRLKSVSERLSILKGARPSDSNGQPDGTGEPVELKTQAL; via the exons ATGTGGGAACTTCGCTCTGCCTCCTTCTGGAGGGCCATATTCGCCGAGTTCTTCGCCACCCTCTTCTATGTCTTCTTTGGGCTGGGGGCCTCACTGCGTTGGGCCCCTGGGCCCCTACATGTCCTGCAAGTGGCTTTGGCCTTCGGCCTGGCCCTGGCTACACTGGTGCAGACTGTGGGTCACATCAGTGGAGCCCATGTCAATCCCGCAGTCACTTTTGCCTTCCTCGTGGGCTCCCAGATGTCCTTGCTCCGTGCCTTCTGCTACATGGCAGCCCAGCTTCTGGGGGCTGTGGCTGGAGCAGCTGTGCTGTACAGTGTCACTCCTCCAGCTGTGCGAGGAAACCTAGCACTCAACACG CTTCATGCAGGGGTAAGCGTGGGCCAGGCCACCACCGTGGAGATCTTCCTGACGCTGCAGTTCGTGCTCTGCATCTTTGCTACGTATGACGAGAGGCGGAATGGGCGCATGGGCTCCGTGGCCCTGGCTGTTGGCTTCTCCCTCACCCTGGGGCACCTCTTTGGG ATATATTACACGGGTGCAGGCATGAATCCCGCCCGCTCCTTCGCCCCTGCCATCCTCACCCGGAACTTCAGCAACCACTGG GTGTACTGGGTGGGCCCAATCATCGGAGGGGGCCTAGGCAGCCTCCTCTACgactttctcctcttcccccgcCTCAAGAGCGTTTCTGAGAGGCTGTCTATCCTTAAGGGAGCCAGACCCAGTGATTCCAATGGACAGCCAGACGGTACAGGGGAACCCGTGGAACTGAAGACTCAAGCCCTGTAA